Proteins co-encoded in one Bradyrhizobium sp. 170 genomic window:
- a CDS encoding DUF6429 family protein, with protein sequence MAANKDKIDDAALALLYITLHDDNRAWKGMDWDVLGRLHEKGMIHDPVGKVKSVVFTPEGLERAKLFKEMFEE encoded by the coding sequence ATGGCCGCCAACAAGGACAAGATCGACGACGCAGCGCTGGCTCTTCTCTACATAACGCTGCATGACGACAACCGGGCATGGAAAGGTATGGATTGGGATGTCCTCGGCCGCCTGCATGAAAAGGGGATGATCCACGATCCTGTCGGCAAGGTGAAGTCGGTGGTGTTCACCCCCGAGGGACTGGAGCGGGCGAAACTGTTCAAGGAGATGTTCGAGGAATAG
- a CDS encoding SPFH domain-containing protein, with translation MGELLGSIAFFLIVIAVIAGAWAWISTLFRKGAMALLGFDRICVQQFETVLLYRNGRFEKALTPGRHRIRAGSRQLARIDRRPEVFRFAQGAVSADRIAVNLIYVVRTQIVDPRAAFESTQNYRDEISIRLQSVVKAVCSRKPRLEIQMDHQSFSNSAQKAASQVLRAIGCECLTFELLQVDAAGPVAEWDNRRMGFAAE, from the coding sequence GTGGGTGAACTTCTGGGGTCAATAGCATTTTTCTTGATCGTCATCGCCGTGATCGCCGGCGCGTGGGCCTGGATTTCGACGCTGTTCAGGAAGGGGGCCATGGCGCTGCTCGGCTTCGATCGGATCTGTGTGCAGCAGTTTGAGACCGTCCTGCTTTACCGGAACGGCCGGTTTGAAAAGGCCCTGACACCCGGCCGGCACCGGATCCGCGCCGGCAGCCGCCAACTGGCGCGGATCGACAGGCGTCCCGAGGTGTTTCGATTTGCGCAAGGCGCCGTTTCCGCCGACCGGATCGCGGTCAACCTGATCTATGTCGTCCGGACTCAAATCGTCGATCCCAGGGCAGCATTCGAAAGCACACAGAACTACCGGGACGAGATATCCATCCGCCTGCAATCGGTCGTGAAGGCGGTATGCAGCCGAAAGCCCCGCCTCGAAATCCAGATGGATCACCAGAGCTTCAGCAACAGCGCGCAGAAGGCCGCCAGCCAGGTGCTGCGCGCCATCGGTTGCGAATGCCTGACCTTCGAACTGCTGCAGGTCGATGCCGCGGGGCCCGTCGCGGAATGGGACAACAGGCGAATGGGATTTGCGGCGGAATAG
- a CDS encoding alkene reductase: MSQSKLFEPFQLGPITLPNRFAMAPLTRNRAVPPGMVPSPLAVDYYGQRASAGLLITEASQVSQQGQGYQDTPGIYSKAQVEGWRKVTDRVHEEGGRIFIQIWHVGRISHDTLQPGGGKPVAPSAIRAKGKTFVNGIFTEISEPRALELSEIPGIIEDFKRGTENALVAGFDGVEIHGANGYLLDQFAKDGTNKRTDAYGGSIENRAKLMLEVSKVVAAVAGPERTGIRISPVTPANDVSDSNPQPLFDHIVDGLNALKLTYIHVIEGATGGPRDIAPFDYASLRKRFGGAYVANNGYDFDLATKVLEAGAADLIAFGKPFISNPDLVERLKKGAPLNEWDKATFYGGGAKGYTDYPTLGAAQAAE, from the coding sequence ATGAGCCAATCCAAACTATTCGAGCCCTTCCAGCTTGGCCCGATAACGCTTCCCAATCGCTTCGCGATGGCGCCGCTGACCCGCAACCGCGCGGTGCCGCCTGGCATGGTGCCGAGCCCGCTGGCGGTGGACTATTATGGGCAGCGCGCCTCCGCAGGCCTCCTGATCACCGAAGCCAGCCAGGTTTCGCAGCAGGGCCAGGGCTATCAGGATACGCCCGGCATCTATTCGAAGGCGCAGGTCGAAGGCTGGCGCAAGGTCACCGACCGCGTGCACGAAGAAGGCGGGCGCATCTTCATCCAGATCTGGCATGTCGGCCGCATCTCGCACGACACGTTGCAGCCCGGTGGCGGCAAGCCGGTGGCGCCCTCCGCGATCCGCGCCAAGGGCAAGACGTTTGTCAACGGCATCTTCACCGAAATCTCCGAGCCGCGCGCGCTGGAGCTTTCGGAGATTCCAGGGATCATCGAGGATTTCAAGCGCGGCACCGAGAATGCGCTGGTGGCCGGTTTCGACGGCGTCGAGATCCACGGCGCCAACGGCTATCTGCTTGACCAGTTCGCCAAGGACGGCACCAACAAGCGCACCGATGCCTATGGTGGTTCGATCGAGAACCGCGCCAAACTGATGCTGGAAGTCTCCAAGGTCGTCGCCGCGGTGGCCGGCCCCGAGCGCACCGGCATCCGCATCTCGCCGGTGACGCCGGCCAACGACGTCTCCGACAGCAACCCGCAGCCGCTGTTCGATCACATCGTGGATGGGCTCAACGCGCTGAAGCTGACCTACATCCACGTCATCGAAGGCGCGACCGGCGGCCCGCGCGACATCGCGCCGTTCGACTACGCATCCTTGCGCAAGCGCTTTGGCGGCGCCTATGTCGCCAACAACGGCTATGATTTCGATCTCGCGACGAAAGTGCTCGAGGCCGGCGCGGCGGATCTGATCGCGTTCGGAAAACCGTTTATCTCGAACCCGGATCTGGTCGAGAGGTTGAAGAAGGGTGCACCGCTGAACGAGTGGGACAAGGCGACGTTCTACGGCGGCGGCGCGAAGGGCTACACCGATTACCCGACGCTGGGAGCGGCGCAAGCGGCAGAGTAG